Proteins from a genomic interval of Zingiber officinale cultivar Zhangliang chromosome 2A, Zo_v1.1, whole genome shotgun sequence:
- the LOC122044200 gene encoding uncharacterized protein LOC122044200, with translation MAGAMRTAAPWMLHLVVALVVAGTAKADAHNEVLTPCDDAKIQRWDGFTFGIAFSGRESFFSNDVQLSPCDSRLPLSSNGAQLAVFRPKVDEISLLTVNVSTNTLISGGGYMVAFSGRKYAARSFPTFVGNSSFVVTGFTLVLEFQEGTLVNLYWKKDGCSQCSENESFVCLHGQDCAIKTSSCTSQGGSIDCRIGIQLAFSGTDKHDAVLNSWYEVYNLRQYSLFRLFSNLKGSLTSQFGNVF, from the exons ATGGCCGGAGCAATGCGAACTGCGGCGCCGTGGATGCTGCACCTAGTGGTGGCGCTGGTGGTCGCAGGAACGGCGAAGGCGGACGCCCACAACGAAGTGCTCACCCCCTGCGACGACGCCAAGATCCAGCGATGGGATGGTTTCACCTTCGGCATCGCCTTCTCCGGCCGCGAGTCCTTCTTCTCCAACGACGTGCAGCTCTCTCCCTGCGACAGCCGTCTCCCCCTCTCCTCCAACGGCGCCCAGCTCGCCGTCTTCCGCCCCAAGGTCGACGAGATCTCCCTCCTCACCGTCAACGTCAGCACCAACACCTTG ATAAGCGGCGGCGGATACATGGTTGCATTTTCCGGCAGGAAATATGCAGCGCGTTCTTTCCCTACTTTCGTCGGCAATAGCTCGTTCGTGGTGACCGGCTTCACGCTG GTCCTCGAGTTCCAGGAGGGCACGCTCGTGAACCTGTACTGGAAGAAAGATGGCTGCAGCCAGTGTTCTGAGAACGAGTCCTTCGTTTGCCTCCACGGCCAAGACTGCGCGATCAAGACGTCGAGCTGCACGTCGCAGGGTGGTTCCATCGACTGCAGGATAGGCATACAGTTGGCGTTCTCAGGCACCGATAAGCATGATGCCGTTCTCAATTCGTGGTACGAGGTCTACAACCTCCGGCAGTATTCTCTCTTTCGGTTGTTTTCTAACCTCAAGGGCTCCCTTACCAGCCAGTTTGGCAATGTTTTCTAA